The DNA region tacttggattttggtgaagaaTCCAGGGACCCAAAAGCTTATTagctgcaaatggatcttcaagatGAAGATTGAAGTTGGTGAAGTTGAGAGTGTCAGGTTTAAGGCACGGCTtgttgctagaggattcactcaagaagaggggattgattataatgatgtgttcTCTCCGGTTGTAAAACACAGTTCCATCAGGATATTGCTTGCTCTTGTTGCAAAGTATGATTGGGAGTTACACCAACTCgatgtcaagacagccttcttgcatggtgaacttgaagaaacaatatatatgcatcaaCCCGAGGGGTTCATGGAGGCTGGGAATGAAGACAAAGTGTGTTTGCTCAAGAGAagtttgtatggattgaagcaaagtagtaggcagTGGTATCTCAAGTTTGATGAGCATATGATGAGTATTGGTTTCAGAAAATCGCAGTATGATAGCTGTGTTTACATCAGAGAAAGGAATGGTGTACCAATTGCTTTTCTActtttgtatgttgatgatatgcttgtggcagGAGCAGATCTGGGAGTGATTGAGAGAATCAAGGCTGAACTGGAAtccaagtttgaaatgaaggatcttggaaatGCAAGGAGAATCCTTGGCATGGATATACTGAGGGATAGGCCAAAGAGAGAGCTCAGGTTGTTGCAGAGGAATTACATCCAgagagttttgaagaaatttcAGGCTGATGACTTCAAACCTGTCTCTACACCATTGGCTGCTCACTTTAAGTTGAGCATGGATCAGAAACCAAAGAATGACTCAGAGAGGAGAGAGCTGAGCAAGATACCTTATGCAAACATCATAGGAAGCATAATGTACACAATGCTATGCACAAGGCCAGATTTGGCTCAGGCTATAAGTGTTACTAGCCGATTTATGTCAGACCATGGGAGAGAGCATTGGATAGCATTGAAGTGGTTGCTCAGATACTTGAAGGGTGCTTCAGATTATGGTCTGTTGTACAAAGCAGATTGTAAGGATCAAGGTGGAGCACTGGTGGGGTTTTGCGATTCTGATTATGCATCAAATAGAGATAATAGGAGATCTCAaactggatatgtgttcaccctaAATGGCACTGCTATAAGCTGGAAATCTGGATTACAACATGTGGTTGCTTTATCTACTACGGAAGCTGAGTACATGGCAATGACAGAGGCTGTGAAAGAAGCAATATGGCTGAAGGGAATCCTAGAAGATTTTGGGGAGAAGCAAGATACAGTGGAGATAAACTGTGACAGCAGCAGCGCCTTATGCCTTGCCAAACACCAAGTGTTTCACGAAAGAagtaagcacatagatgtgcggaTGCACTTCATAAGGGATGAAATACAGAGAGGTGAAGTCAAGATGGTGAAAATATCCACTGAGCATAATGCGGCTGATATGTTGACAAAGCCGTTGCCAGCCATGAAGTTTAAATACTGTTTGGGGCTGGTGGGACTTGTGGAGTGATGAGTTTGAGGTTTTGTCAGAGGATTATGATTCATTGTTGATTCTGAGAttaaggtggagtttgttggagtataatctcacaatcaccgttggatgcagcaagctaaaatcaatgtcattctcaacagctgcagatttgttagaggttgagctcgttcaagatattattgagctcggtgttttattgagctcggcgtttttattgagctcggtgagctcggcgttttattgagctcggtgagctcggcgttttattgagctcggcgttttattgagtCCGGCATTtcattgagctcggcattttactgagctcggcatcatgcagcacttcggcatgttgatgcaaaccaagaaacgggaagtagccgttggaacagttataactggtttgataactaacatctcaagagagccgttggaggatgaagggactgatataaagcagacgaaggctgcatctgaaatagttaatcagctacttcgatattcaagaaaagagtctccaaactatcacttgattagttcttggtttagaattagattagaggtgttgagttcttggagagagttcttgagtgattgtaaatctctgcatatttctcaatatactgaatcatattgcctttggccgtggacgtagatcttacgatcgaaccacgtaaaactctagtgttctttctttttcgcATGGTTGTCATCATCGAACTTTTGCATACTTTCATAACAAACACAAAGCTAAGTACAATCATCAAAAGGAAAGgggaaacaaaaagaaaagaacaatGCGAATAAAGAGAGTTTAGATAAGAAGACTTATGATTTAGCCATTTAGGGGTCCCTTTCCTCAAAtaaatatagataaataaaCAATGACAAAATTATTTGTTAACAAACCACTGTTTAATCATACCATACCCTACTTAACTTACACGTCGATTTGTTAATAAAACAGAGGTGCTCATTGTTCAATTTTATTGTTTgtgataaatatatttattgctAAAAAAAATAAGCGTTTCAAATCTCTAACTGAATGCTGGATACATTTTATATTGCcaatttatcatattttttgcTTGAGCCTTTTATACTAAATTATGTATAAAAATGGATGATAGACGAAGAATGAAAATGAAACCCGAAATTAGTAATGGGAATTGCCAACCTCCGGACTCCACTTAAATCGGCCATTATAAGAGATTAGGAGTGATCTCCTAGAAACAATAATCAATACATCCTATAATTATTTAGCGTCAATGCGAAGTCATTAATTGAGTATGGTGGGACATTTGCTAATTTCTCAAAATCATTATGTCCAATTGTCCACATTTTCTTAACGTCTGCATATAGTAATTACTCCCGTAAATTAGAAATTCGTTTAATTTAAGCATAAAATTGTTTTTAAGATATAATTTCATTTCAATATTAGATAAAATTGATCTCTGCACTTCAAGGTATGAATAAGGCGCACAGTCCAACGACCAAATAACGAGACAAAATGAATTAGTAATATGGtcttataaaataatactagtagtcATATAATTTGAATGTCCAAACTCACTAAATTTTAGTAGTTAGTTGACTTGTGGTGTGAATAAGGAATAACTTGTGGAGCGTGCCAATCTATATCGTATTTTTAAACAAAAGTAATTTTTTCTTTGAATAACAAAAATACTATAAGGGCATGTTTGGTTGCCCGGATTCTGGCAGGGAAAGTAATTTAATTCCTCAATTTTTAAATTCCaatgtttgtttgatttttaaagAAATTAGGAAAGTAATAAGAATCCTAAAAATGTGGAAAGTTGGGCAAAATATGCGGATTATGATTCCCTTGCCTAACCTAGTTATTCTTTTTCCCCAATATGAGAATCCTATACACGCACAAAATATAAGTTTTTTTCCAGCAAAAGATACGCAAAAAATATATGCACAAAAATTTTCATCTTCTATTCTATTTATTCACGGTTCCTTTTTATTCTCTACACCTTCACTTTTGATTTGCAGTCAGGCGAAACTCTGTCCAAATTCTTCAATAACAAGTAAGATTTTTGCTTCTTATCAAGAAATTTATGATTTATATTCTAGGTTTCTGTTGAAATCCTTTGTCTTTTAATACGTCAATTATAAATtgcaaaaaaatatttagtCGGAGCATTTAGAGAGAGAGTGCGCGCGTTGATATTTAAGGGATGGAGATGTATTGCAGCGTAGATTCGTGGTGAATGGGATAACGAAGTCACAGGCTCATAGCTTTAATTATGCTTATGATGCATTGCCGCGTAGATTCTAATTATTTAGTGTTATTAGCTTTATATTAGACTTGCTTAAGGGTCTCTTGGGTCTCTTGGCAAGGATGATGAAAGTAAAATCAAATTTGGGAAAACATCTTTGCCTTCTAATTAGTATGCATATGAAGAGAATGGATACATTGAAGCTAATGATGCTTATGATTAGAGCTATTGTTGCACATCACTATCGAGTATATTATTTAAAGACCCCATATTCCGTGAGTGAGATTGACCGATCACGTTACATTCACAGACTGATCTATGAGAGTGATACCACATGTCATGAACAATTACGTATGGATAGATATACATTTAGGCGCCTAGTTCACATGCTTGGAACTATTGGACGACTAAGACCTACGAATAACCTGACAGTTGATGAGCAAGTTGCTATATTTTTGTACATCCTAGCCCATCATCAAAAGAATCGTACAATGAAAACTAATTTCATGCGGTCAGGCGAAACAATTAGTAGATATTTCAATAGGGTACTAAATGTAGTTCTTAGGCTTCAAGGTCATTTACTAAAAGCTCCATCCTCTATATCTGAGGATTCAACTGATGCGAAATGGAAATGGTTTAAGGTATCCTAAAAACACCTTCTTTTTCATTATATACACAAATATCTTTAATATTGATTGAGTTAAAATTGTAGAATTGCATAGGAGCTCTTGATGGTACCCACATTGAAGTGAAAGTATCCGAGGTTGATAAACCTAGATATCGCAATAGAAAAGGTCATACTTCTACAAATGTTTTAGGAGTATGTTCACAAGACATGCAATTTATATATGTACTTGCGGGTTGGGAAGGTTCAACGGCAGATGGTAGAGTGCTTCGAGATGCTTTAAGTAGAAGAAATGGGTTACCAATACAAGATGGTACGTAGCTAGacacttttaaaattttaattcaatatatatgaatagtctaattaatatattttttaaaattaggttACTACTATTTAGTGGATGCGGGTTACACAAATGGAAAAGGCTTTCTTGCTCCTTTTAGAGGACAGAGATATCATCTTAGTGAATGGAGGAATGGGCGTCAACCAACAACTCCAGAAGAATTTTTTAATATGAAGCACGCGTCGGCTAGAAATGTTATTGAGAGGTGCTTTGGTATGCTAAAGATGCGTTGGGGCATTATTAGGAATCCAAATTTTTATCCAATCAAGCAACAAGGAAGAATTATAATGgcatgttgtcttcttcaaaaTCACATTAGAGAACATATGCCAGTTGATCCTATTGAAAATGATTATGGTGACAATTTGCGAAATGAAGAAGAGGTTGTTGGACTAGATGGAGAATCAATTATTTCTGTTGAACCAACTCAAGAGTGGACAAATTGGAGATATAATTTAGCTAATGGAATGTTTAGTCAGTGGATGGAAAGTAGACATGTTGCTTGATATTACTATTTTACTTTTTCCTTTCATAATATCCGATAATTTCTTTTAGCTTTCGGTTTGAATTTTTGTATCTTTTATATCATAACATGTATGTTAATTTCTAGTATATTTATGTTCTATGTTTGATATCAAGAATCTCAGTATCTTGCTTCTTTTGTGTTTTGTATTTATGTATGAAGCTCATTCATATAATAGGGGTAAATAACTTAAATTGTACTGTACTGTACttgtttctttcattttttcagATGGCTCGCCGAGGAAAGAGTAATCATGTATGGACTATTGAAGAAGATGCAAAACTTGTAGAATCTATTGTTGAGTTGAAGAGGAGTAAGAATTGGGATGGTGAAAGTGGAAGTGGGTTGAGAAAAGGTTATCAAAAGGAGTTGGAAAAAATATTGCAAGAAAAGCTTCCAGGTAATGGTCTTAAAGAAAAGCCACACATCGAATCTCGTTGTAAGTTATTGAAAAAACAATATCATGCTATCTATGATGTACGTGCTAATGGAGAATTGAGTGGCTTTGGCTGGGATGATGAAAGAAAATGTGTTACTGCAAGTGCGGATGTTTGGGCTGATTATTTGAAGGTAACAATTTGTATATTTCAtattccttttttatttatttgttgcaTGTCGAACATATTATAATGAAATTGTATTATTGTGTGTAGAGCCATCCAGATTGTACTTTCATGAAAAACAAGTCTTTCCCTTACTTTGATCAACTATCAATTGTATGGGGTAAAGATAGAGCTGCTGGATTACATGCTGAAGTTCCATTAGATGTAGTTGAGGAATTAGATAGAGAAGAAAATGTAGATCAAGTAGATGGAGAATCTGGTGAAGATGGTGTACCTTCATTAACTACACCTCGCGACGAAGGAACTTCAAAAAGACTTGATCGTAAGAGGAGAAGAAGTTCAGATGGTTTCATATCAAGTTTGGAGCGAATGACTAATGTGCTTGTTGCGTATATGGATAAGTCGAATGATCAAATGAACAAGATTTTGGAAAGTGTTACCGGAGGTGACAAAGAGAAAAAAGACAATCGTCATATGCTTTATGAGAAATTGCAAGAGATTGAAGCGTTGACTGATTCTCAGAGACAAAAAGCTGCAATGAAACTTGTTCGAGATCCTGATTTATTAGATTACTTTTTCACTCTTCATGATGAAGGGGCGAAAAAGATGTTTCTAATAGAACTATTAGGATGAAATTACTTTTTTTACGTTTTTGCTGACAAACTAGACTTCTTCAATTTCATGTTATTGACTAGCTAAagattatttgtttttataattaaattcaatctgtggtttttttaaaaataatttttgtattgtgttttttatattttcaaaatttattagcTGCATATAAAGGGAATTATATTTaagttatatatttaattagcatTATTGATATTAGACGgatgatatatatattttgattaattgttGTATTTTTTAGTTTAGCATTTAAAGTTAATATAGAATTCAAAATCTTGACATTTTCCAAACACAGGAAAGTAAAATTGTTGGGAATCATATTACTAGGAATCACTTTCCTGTGAATCATTTTCCCTGCCAACTTTCCTTTCCTTTACTTTCCTGACAATCAAACATGCCCTAAGGTGTTAGCTAAATTCGAATGAATAACTAGAATCTACTCCACTGTCTCCACATATCAAACATTAgatcaaaaatgaaaaaaatgagattcaaaataagaaaattttttttagaatcCAATAacttgaatttgaaattttgaatagaCTGTTAGTGATAAGTCTAAGAACATCACACCATGCcgcttatatttatattttgtgcGACACGTATTCTACAATGAATAGATTGATAAAAGGCCGAGGATGAGATAACCTCATGACTCGTTCTCAGTTCGAATGATAATTTTGGACTATATAAAGTTAGAAGTGCTTATTATTGATAATCAGTCATAGAATGATCGAATTTGATCTCGAGCCTAGTACGCAAAGCAAGCCCACCACATTgtggtttaattttattttcaccTTAAATCATTTAATTCAAAGTACtttagtatatttaaatttaaaaaatgacacTAACACAAAGGTGGTCAATGGTCATTTCATTCATAACGGTTTACACGGCGTCGTTTTACTCCCAAGCTCTCTCCAAAAGCAAAactctagagagagaaaatctATGGATACATAGATCGCATCATCGCAGAGAGAAGACAAAAGCcctcaaagaaaaaaaaatgaaatcaaaataaatagcCACACAAAAAGTGGAAAAGGAAAGCAGAGTGAAAGAAAAAGAGGAGAGGAGGAAGCATTAAAGCGGTTGCTGGTGGTATTCAGTTGGTTGATGGTGGAGAATCAACAAGGCGTGTCACATCTTCCCAGGGGCAGATTCGTCATTCCGCGCATCCACCCCATGCTAGCCGGCGGCGCCGCGGCGGTCCAAGCCATCGGGAGCAGAATCGGCGACCTGAGCAGCGTGGTGTTCatcggaggcggcggcggtggaggatTCTGGAGGGATGCGGCGTCCAACGGCGGCCTGACCCTCG from Salvia splendens isolate huo1 chromosome 9, SspV2, whole genome shotgun sequence includes:
- the LOC121749093 gene encoding uncharacterized protein At2g29880-like, whose translation is MDRYTFRRLVHMLGTIGRLRPTNNLTVDEQVAIFLYILAHHQKNRTMKTNFMRSGETISRYFNRVLNVVLRLQGHLLKAPSSISEDSTDAKWKWFKNCIGALDGTHIEVKVSEVDKPRYRNRKGHTSTNVLGMARRGKSNHVWTIEEDAKLVESIVELKRSKNWDGESGSGLRKGYQKELEKILQEKLPGNGLKEKPHIESRCKLLKKQYHAIYDVRANGELSGFGWDDERKCVTASADVWADYLKSHPDCTFMKNKSFPYFDQLSIVWGKDRAAGLHAEVPLDVVEELDREENVDQVDGESGEDGVPSLTTPRDEGTSKRLDRKRRRSSDGFISSLERMTNVLVAYMDKSNDQMNKILESVTGGDKEKKDNRHMLYEKLQEIEALTDSQRQKAAMKLVRDPDLLDYFFTLHDEGAKKMFLIELLG